The following coding sequences are from one Leptospira stimsonii window:
- the folD gene encoding bifunctional methylenetetrahydrofolate dehydrogenase/methenyltetrahydrofolate cyclohydrolase FolD — MNPVLLDGKKLSEKIRDGIRTEIEERKAKNLRIPKLATILVGNNPASETYVSMKVKACHSVGMGSEMIRLGDNTTTEELLAVIDKLNADPNTDGILLQHPSPPQIDERAAFDRISLRKDVDGVTTLSFGKLSMGVETYLPCTPYGMVLLLQEYGINPSGKNAVVVGRSPILGKPMAMLLTEMNATVTLCHSKTQNLPEIVKQADIVVGAVGKPEFIKAEWIKKGAVLLDAGYNPGNVGDIEISKAKDHSSYYTPVPGGVGPMTIAVLLLQTLYSSKEHFTPPVK; from the coding sequence ATGAATCCGGTTTTGTTAGATGGAAAAAAACTCTCCGAAAAAATCAGAGATGGAATCCGCACCGAAATTGAAGAGCGGAAAGCAAAGAATTTAAGAATCCCCAAACTTGCAACCATCCTCGTGGGAAACAACCCCGCTTCCGAAACCTACGTTTCCATGAAAGTCAAGGCCTGTCATTCCGTGGGAATGGGTTCTGAAATGATTCGTCTCGGTGACAACACGACAACGGAAGAATTACTGGCGGTCATCGACAAACTCAACGCCGATCCGAACACGGATGGAATTCTTCTCCAACACCCGTCTCCTCCGCAGATCGACGAAAGAGCGGCCTTTGATCGGATTTCTCTTCGCAAAGACGTGGACGGTGTGACCACCCTTTCCTTTGGAAAACTCTCTATGGGCGTGGAAACCTATCTCCCTTGTACTCCGTATGGAATGGTTCTCTTATTGCAAGAATACGGAATCAATCCTTCCGGGAAAAACGCGGTCGTGGTCGGTCGTTCTCCTATCTTAGGAAAACCGATGGCGATGCTCCTTACGGAGATGAACGCAACCGTAACTCTCTGCCATTCCAAAACGCAAAATCTTCCGGAAATCGTAAAACAAGCGGATATCGTAGTCGGCGCGGTCGGAAAGCCGGAATTTATCAAAGCCGAATGGATCAAAAAGGGAGCGGTTCTTTTGGACGCGGGTTACAATCCCGGAAACGTCGGAGATATCGAGATCTCCAAGGCCAAAGACCATTCTTCTTATTATACTCCGGTTCCAGGAGGGGTTGGTCCGATGACGATCGCAGTATTACTCTTACAGACTCTTTATTCCTCAAAAGAACACTTTACACCACCGGTAAAGTGA
- a CDS encoding acetylxylan esterase translates to MAISFDECFQTYPELHSPADLDEFWSEAIRDLKNFPIKKQSKALLKGSIIKETIYDVSFQSWQNATITGTLVIPRKRGDLPVVIHFHDYGYERPAIIKGLTETGVAQLIIDLRGHGSQLVRPQLKEGEVADPDWTPGYFSKGLDGKDSFYMKGLYLDVIRAIEFLRLTDGIDGEKIILSGKSLGASLAVFGAAFTNRVKGLILETPNFCNIDDTQLKLEKSWMKEINLQLANAKTKKTAMKKSLAYYDSLNFSKKIKIPTLVSVGLDDKISHPKSIFALFNHMNCDKRMQVYPTEGNEAGLKGEKQNGANLEFVREIFFPE, encoded by the coding sequence ATGGCGATCAGTTTTGACGAATGCTTTCAGACGTATCCGGAGCTTCATAGCCCTGCAGACCTTGATGAATTTTGGTCCGAGGCGATCCGCGATTTAAAGAATTTTCCGATTAAAAAACAATCGAAGGCTCTCCTCAAAGGATCCATTATCAAGGAAACGATCTACGACGTTTCCTTTCAATCCTGGCAAAACGCCACGATCACGGGAACCTTGGTCATCCCGAGAAAGAGAGGGGATCTTCCCGTTGTCATTCACTTTCACGACTATGGTTATGAAAGACCCGCCATCATCAAAGGACTCACGGAAACCGGAGTCGCACAACTCATCATCGATCTGAGGGGACACGGAAGCCAATTGGTTCGACCTCAATTGAAAGAGGGAGAAGTCGCCGATCCGGATTGGACCCCGGGATATTTTTCCAAAGGTCTGGATGGAAAGGATTCTTTTTATATGAAAGGTTTGTATTTGGATGTGATTCGTGCCATCGAGTTCTTACGACTTACCGACGGGATCGACGGCGAAAAGATCATCCTTTCCGGAAAATCCTTGGGCGCTTCTCTTGCGGTTTTTGGCGCGGCATTTACGAACCGTGTTAAGGGTCTCATCTTAGAAACTCCGAATTTCTGTAATATTGACGATACACAACTTAAACTCGAAAAAAGCTGGATGAAGGAAATCAACCTTCAACTCGCGAACGCAAAAACAAAAAAGACCGCGATGAAAAAGAGTTTAGCATATTATGATAGTCTAAACTTCTCTAAGAAGATAAAAATTCCGACTTTGGTCTCAGTCGGTCTCGACGATAAGATTTCCCATCCGAAATCGATCTTTGCACTTTTCAATCATATGAACTGCGACAAAAGAATGCAGGTATATCCTACCGAAGGAAACGAGGCGGGTCTCAAGGGCGAAAAACAAAACGGCGCCAATCTAGAATTTGTGAGGGAAATCTTCTTTCCTGAATGA
- the cysS gene encoding cysteine--tRNA ligase, protein MIEVYFHNSLTGKKEKFSPVDPKRVTVYSCGPTVYNYAHIGNLRAFLFVDFLRRSLKLLGYGVEMTMNITDIDDKIIRDSIASKKSIQEFTKPWTEAFFEDLKTVHAETLEHYPKATESIPEMIEIIQKLKSQGLVYEKDESLYFSIQKFENYGKLSKIDTTGMKTGTRYDTDEYEKEDVRDFVLWKSPKVEGEASWSTEIGTGRPGWHLECSAMIRKVYQSGVDIHTGGVDLLFPHHENEIAQSEGAFPGETFVGTWLHSEHLLVDGQKMSKSKGNFYTLRDLVQKGIDPRTIRFLLISTHYRSKLNFSTDRLEESATSIRKMQNCLDRLLDTEQNSEIVSDFTFTIPSILTWKKEIEESLADDLNIAKVLAVVFDSLKNINSALDSGSISSSERKELIQLFAYYNRLFDVLSFESKKDLIDSEIDSLIEERQLARKNKDFARSDAIRDQLLAQGIVIEDTKDGLRWRRK, encoded by the coding sequence ATGATCGAAGTTTATTTTCACAATTCCCTTACGGGCAAAAAAGAAAAATTCTCCCCCGTCGATCCCAAACGTGTGACGGTTTATTCCTGCGGACCGACGGTCTATAACTACGCGCACATCGGAAATCTGAGAGCCTTTCTCTTTGTGGATTTTCTTCGGAGATCCTTAAAACTTCTCGGATACGGCGTCGAGATGACGATGAACATCACCGATATCGACGACAAGATCATCCGTGATTCCATCGCATCCAAAAAGAGCATCCAGGAATTTACAAAACCCTGGACGGAAGCTTTTTTCGAGGATCTAAAAACCGTTCACGCGGAAACCTTAGAACACTACCCGAAAGCAACGGAATCGATTCCGGAGATGATCGAGATCATTCAAAAACTTAAGAGCCAGGGTCTGGTTTACGAAAAGGATGAGAGTCTATATTTTTCAATTCAGAAATTTGAGAATTACGGAAAACTCAGCAAGATCGACACAACCGGAATGAAAACCGGAACCCGTTACGATACGGACGAATATGAAAAAGAAGACGTGAGAGATTTCGTTCTTTGGAAAAGTCCAAAGGTGGAAGGCGAAGCGTCTTGGAGCACGGAAATCGGTACAGGACGTCCCGGTTGGCATTTGGAATGTTCTGCAATGATTCGAAAAGTGTATCAGAGCGGAGTCGACATTCATACGGGCGGCGTCGACCTCCTCTTCCCGCATCATGAGAATGAGATCGCACAATCCGAAGGAGCCTTTCCCGGAGAAACGTTTGTAGGAACCTGGCTTCATTCCGAACACCTTCTCGTAGATGGACAAAAGATGTCCAAGAGCAAGGGAAACTTTTACACGTTACGCGATCTTGTCCAAAAGGGAATCGATCCGAGAACAATCCGTTTTCTTTTGATCTCGACGCACTATCGTTCCAAATTGAATTTTTCCACGGATCGTCTGGAAGAATCCGCGACGAGCATCCGAAAGATGCAGAATTGTTTGGATCGCCTTTTGGACACGGAGCAGAATTCCGAGATCGTTTCCGATTTTACGTTTACAATTCCTTCGATTCTAACTTGGAAAAAGGAAATCGAAGAATCCTTGGCCGACGATCTCAACATCGCGAAAGTTTTAGCCGTTGTTTTTGATTCTCTTAAGAACATCAATTCCGCACTGGATTCGGGTTCCATATCCTCCAGTGAAAGAAAAGAGTTGATTCAACTTTTTGCATATTACAATCGACTTTTCGACGTTCTCTCGTTCGAATCGAAAAAGGATCTGATCGATTCCGAAATCGACTCTCTCATTGAAGAAAGACAACTCGCGAGAAAGAATAAGGACTTTGCCCGCTCGGACGCGATCCGAGATCAGCTTCTGGCGCAAGGAATCGTGATCGAAGACACAAAAGACGGACTCCGCTGGAGGAGAAAATAG
- the rlmB gene encoding 23S rRNA (guanosine(2251)-2'-O)-methyltransferase RlmB, producing MEEKIARQEYIFGKRTLIELTEAHQGREHSFPFTELFVKENPGSEIVDKILKKLPSYVKVHKVSVSKLDALVPGRNHQGLVAVKVSSKESTLDQKDLEAILPSKPGAFLILDRIQDPGNLGNILRTAECFGFQNIILPDRESAGITPVVEKVSSGALSFLKIFTVKNLANTLELLKENGYWIVSTSDRGTEDWSKLPELKELAVLMGNEGEGVKRILLEKSDFVLRIPMHGNLSSLNVTVATGVVLDRLVNRKAP from the coding sequence CTGGAGGAGAAAATAGCTAGGCAAGAATACATCTTTGGGAAGAGAACTCTGATCGAACTGACAGAGGCTCATCAAGGGAGAGAACATTCTTTTCCTTTCACCGAGTTATTTGTTAAGGAGAATCCGGGCTCCGAGATCGTGGATAAGATTCTTAAAAAACTTCCTTCTTACGTGAAGGTGCATAAGGTTTCCGTTTCTAAGTTAGACGCTCTTGTTCCAGGGAGAAATCACCAGGGCTTAGTCGCAGTTAAGGTTTCGAGTAAAGAATCTACCTTGGATCAAAAGGATTTAGAGGCAATTCTTCCTTCCAAACCGGGAGCGTTTCTAATCTTGGATCGAATTCAAGATCCAGGCAATTTAGGAAATATTTTGAGAACAGCCGAATGTTTCGGGTTTCAGAACATCATTCTTCCCGATCGAGAATCTGCGGGAATCACTCCGGTAGTGGAGAAAGTTTCTTCGGGCGCCCTTTCCTTTTTAAAAATTTTCACAGTTAAGAATCTCGCAAACACCTTAGAACTTCTAAAGGAAAACGGATACTGGATCGTCTCGACGAGTGATCGTGGAACGGAAGATTGGTCCAAACTTCCCGAACTGAAAGAACTCGCCGTCTTGATGGGAAATGAAGGCGAAGGTGTGAAACGAATTCTTTTGGAAAAATCGGATTTTGTCCTGAGAATCCCGATGCACGGAAACCTTTCTTCCTTGAACGTTACGGTCGCAACCGGCGTCGTTTTAGATAGACTCGTAAATCGCAAAGCCCCCTGA
- a CDS encoding esterase/lipase family protein: MKSSRRNFQIVTLLFALVFVTSCSDLSLEKLKEKLNLAKKKSLAEEILGTLTFVFWSETNHELYKFIPLAPVLLKSQISADQFAVATPDLKEAKPKIVLVHGWDFKEKNSDPPTDKFTKVSNIRGTWDEVLEMYSQNLSQVQSNYELYTFTYRTSDYVENNGRRFIDKLNSVFSPEDKVILLAHSMGGLVSRSALYHQNNTKDVIDFVVSLGTPYLGSPFASSSYQGNFGTLGDLIGFMTGTQGGKDLAYTNAFGTSYAVPIPSEYVDGAFNLYLERLLSDSSKDGRVTAYFGAMSVCNGHAGSDSIYTIGCTFLSNGSPSFANKSDGIVTTTSGKMSTKLPGGRQISKDFDHAQLSFRNHVNNTARNTYFNEVITLINAF; encoded by the coding sequence ATGAAATCGTCTCGTAGAAATTTTCAAATCGTCACCCTTCTTTTTGCGTTAGTCTTTGTTACTTCCTGCTCCGATCTATCTCTGGAGAAACTAAAGGAAAAACTCAATCTTGCGAAAAAGAAGAGTTTAGCAGAGGAAATTCTCGGCACCCTTACTTTCGTTTTTTGGTCGGAGACAAATCACGAGCTTTATAAATTCATCCCCCTGGCGCCGGTTTTGTTAAAATCTCAAATCTCCGCAGATCAGTTTGCGGTCGCAACGCCGGATTTGAAAGAGGCAAAGCCGAAGATCGTTCTGGTTCACGGTTGGGACTTTAAAGAGAAGAATTCCGATCCGCCGACGGACAAGTTCACAAAGGTTTCCAATATTCGGGGAACCTGGGACGAAGTTTTGGAAATGTATTCCCAGAATCTTTCCCAAGTACAGAGTAATTACGAACTCTATACGTTTACGTATAGAACCTCCGATTATGTGGAGAACAACGGAAGAAGGTTTATCGATAAGTTAAACTCCGTATTTTCTCCGGAAGATAAAGTGATTCTTCTCGCGCATTCCATGGGAGGACTTGTGAGCAGGTCCGCGCTATATCATCAGAATAACACCAAGGATGTGATCGATTTTGTTGTTTCCCTTGGAACACCTTATTTAGGCTCTCCCTTTGCTTCTTCCAGTTATCAGGGCAACTTTGGAACGTTAGGTGATCTGATCGGGTTTATGACAGGGACGCAAGGAGGAAAGGATCTCGCCTATACGAACGCATTTGGAACGAGTTACGCGGTTCCAATTCCGAGCGAGTATGTCGACGGAGCGTTCAATCTCTATTTGGAAAGATTGCTCTCCGATTCTTCCAAAGATGGAAGGGTAACGGCATATTTCGGAGCGATGAGCGTTTGTAACGGTCATGCAGGTTCCGATTCTATCTATACGATCGGGTGCACTTTTTTAAGCAACGGGAGTCCGAGTTTTGCGAATAAGAGCGATGGGATCGTAACTACCACAAGTGGAAAGATGTCCACAAAACTTCCGGGTGGGCGTCAGATCTCAAAAGACTTTGATCACGCTCAGCTTTCGTTTCGGAACCACGTGAATAATACTGCGAGGAATACGTATTTCAACGAAGTAATCACTCTGATCAACGCTTTTTAG
- a CDS encoding chitobiase/beta-hexosaminidase C-terminal domain-containing protein, translating to MKRVFPLFVFFFLFCFGCLKTGHSGIGNTIPFMIIDMEGTARIKGTFLDVNGDGITDGIDTNNNDVIDMLVSDTDQDGILDSIDTDGDGVTNHYLCHQMSHYSSRTGKNCTGNPLAFIDLENDGIADGFDVDNDGSINDPILKRIQEDLDSPSISISSNNLPGIYGNSQKVKLTCMDNIGPGSIVYTLDGSVPNFSPFHGIYSNAPSVHFNVGSDSVSGDYRIKYLCRDLAGNVSAIQESLYQIDTTLPVIIANTTSNFISNHPGAIGRSDITWSSNVSVAFTIRSGASDCGSGLEVTRGFLSSGTNSLFSVTAGGNFSGEGTKHFTIFGYVDLDGDGICTPGLDRIGSSSISIQRDDTPPSVSVSPDEGNFGTITNVSLTCSDSGSGCDQTVVNSLVNGTPTNPTIDALSGTIGTGSMYSGTAISTVDNATTSIKFIARDKAGNVSAVTQKRYTVDLATPNVTINSNLRYVSGENGSTAWQSDRSGTYQIILGGSSCTSGTVLSSGSVSAGGPDTVTAIDNTRLSIGDNTIRICVASAINVGNTTVTITKDQSAPNVSITSPTSTGPFPIGTSFTVSCADVGNAGCDKIAYTLDGTSPSFNVSRGIANGNLYSGSVSLSTAGQFQIKVIGIDKAGNISSIVSQTVNIGPPPSPNGVLVGAGNAKLVVSFIPVNGATSYKIYTANSSGVTTAMSSVSGTSSPITLSGLTNGTTKFVAMTAIHNGGESPLSVERSGTPTTSIPGATTAVHKDISGSVGQGTDSGKFPSAAIDPINKKLLVVTQNGSNGDKPSLFRCDLNGNSCQHFDISSGQGNNSGKSPSIVVDEIGGKILVATENGANSSKPSLFRCDLDGSNCGHFDISAGQGSGSGTNPKILIDQLNRKLLVVTNNLANGIRPSLFRCDIDGSNCIHEDISSGQGVQSGFTPIADLDYTNQKILVITRNQGNSNKPSLYRCDLDGTNCTHTDYSTGRSFFANILPAIALDRLNGKLLMSTYGMNNNTNEIDFFRSNLDGTSNTQSIITNMNSASSVGNIKLSMSLDFVNSKLILVYPGNGMQNQVIRTSLSGTSPVFNINQSADQGFNSGHDPFGLVDFVNGKYLILNYNGSHGGKLSLFVL from the coding sequence ATGAAAAGAGTATTTCCCCTGTTTGTGTTTTTTTTCCTCTTTTGTTTCGGTTGTTTGAAAACCGGTCATTCCGGAATAGGAAACACGATTCCGTTTATGATCATCGATATGGAAGGAACCGCGAGGATCAAAGGGACATTTTTGGATGTGAACGGAGACGGTATCACCGACGGAATCGATACCAACAATAACGACGTCATTGATATGCTTGTATCGGATACGGACCAGGACGGAATCTTAGATTCCATCGACACAGACGGGGACGGCGTCACGAATCACTACTTATGCCATCAGATGTCTCACTATTCTTCTCGAACTGGAAAGAATTGTACCGGGAATCCCCTCGCGTTTATCGATCTCGAAAATGACGGAATTGCGGATGGATTTGATGTAGATAACGACGGCTCGATTAACGATCCGATTCTGAAACGAATTCAGGAGGATTTAGATTCTCCATCCATTTCAATTTCTTCGAACAATCTTCCCGGGATTTATGGAAACTCTCAGAAGGTGAAACTTACCTGTATGGATAATATCGGTCCGGGTTCGATCGTCTATACTCTGGACGGTAGCGTTCCGAATTTTTCTCCTTTTCATGGAATCTACTCGAATGCGCCGAGCGTCCATTTTAATGTCGGCTCCGATTCCGTGAGCGGGGACTATAGAATCAAATATCTTTGTCGAGATTTGGCCGGGAATGTGAGTGCGATTCAGGAGTCATTGTATCAAATCGATACGACGCTTCCTGTGATCATCGCGAATACGACATCTAATTTTATCAGCAATCATCCAGGTGCCATTGGTCGGTCGGATATCACCTGGTCATCCAACGTTTCCGTTGCGTTTACGATTCGCTCCGGTGCGTCCGATTGTGGTTCCGGACTGGAAGTGACTCGAGGGTTTTTATCTTCCGGAACGAATTCGCTTTTTTCGGTGACGGCAGGCGGAAATTTTTCGGGGGAAGGAACGAAGCACTTTACGATTTTCGGATACGTCGATTTAGACGGGGATGGGATTTGTACACCCGGTCTCGATCGAATCGGATCGAGTTCGATTTCCATCCAAAGAGACGATACTCCTCCCTCCGTTTCCGTGAGTCCGGATGAAGGAAATTTCGGGACGATTACGAACGTTTCCCTCACTTGCTCGGATTCGGGAAGCGGTTGCGATCAAACGGTCGTAAATTCTTTGGTCAATGGAACTCCTACGAATCCAACCATCGACGCGCTCTCCGGTACGATCGGCACGGGAAGCATGTATTCCGGGACAGCGATTTCGACCGTAGACAATGCGACCACTTCCATAAAGTTTATCGCAAGAGACAAGGCGGGGAATGTTTCCGCCGTTACACAAAAGCGATATACCGTTGACCTCGCGACTCCGAACGTTACGATCAATTCGAATCTTCGTTACGTTTCCGGAGAGAACGGTTCGACCGCTTGGCAATCGGACAGAAGCGGAACCTACCAAATCATTCTGGGCGGGTCCAGTTGTACATCTGGAACGGTCTTATCTTCCGGTTCAGTTTCAGCCGGAGGTCCGGACACTGTAACTGCAATCGACAATACAAGGTTGAGTATTGGGGACAATACGATTCGTATCTGCGTCGCCAGTGCGATCAACGTTGGAAACACAACGGTGACGATCACAAAGGACCAATCAGCTCCTAACGTTTCAATCACTTCGCCAACAAGCACAGGACCGTTTCCAATCGGAACGAGTTTTACCGTTTCTTGCGCAGACGTCGGCAACGCAGGGTGCGATAAGATCGCCTACACGTTAGACGGAACTTCGCCGAGCTTCAATGTTTCCCGAGGGATTGCGAACGGAAACCTCTATTCCGGTTCGGTGAGTCTTTCCACAGCGGGGCAGTTTCAAATAAAAGTGATCGGAATCGATAAGGCTGGGAACATTTCTTCGATCGTGAGTCAGACCGTGAACATCGGTCCACCTCCTTCTCCGAATGGAGTTCTTGTCGGAGCTGGAAATGCAAAATTGGTTGTTTCGTTCATCCCGGTGAATGGCGCCACGAGTTATAAAATTTACACCGCAAATTCGAGTGGTGTGACAACTGCGATGAGTTCCGTAAGTGGGACTTCTTCTCCGATTACGCTTTCCGGTTTGACGAATGGAACCACCAAGTTCGTCGCGATGACCGCGATTCATAACGGTGGGGAGAGTCCCTTGAGTGTGGAAAGAAGCGGAACTCCTACGACTTCGATCCCAGGTGCGACTACTGCGGTTCATAAGGATATATCCGGTTCGGTAGGTCAAGGAACCGATTCCGGAAAATTTCCGTCCGCGGCGATCGATCCAATCAATAAGAAATTGCTCGTCGTAACTCAAAACGGAAGCAACGGGGACAAACCTTCTTTATTTCGTTGCGACTTAAACGGGAATTCTTGCCAACACTTTGATATTTCTTCCGGTCAAGGAAACAATTCCGGAAAAAGTCCTTCGATCGTAGTGGATGAAATCGGAGGAAAGATCTTGGTTGCAACGGAGAATGGGGCAAATTCTTCTAAGCCTTCCCTGTTTCGTTGCGATCTGGACGGAAGCAACTGTGGTCATTTTGATATTTCAGCGGGTCAAGGTTCCGGATCCGGAACGAATCCGAAGATTCTAATCGATCAGCTGAATCGAAAACTCTTAGTGGTTACGAACAACCTTGCGAACGGAATCCGGCCTTCTTTGTTTCGGTGTGATATTGATGGATCGAATTGTATTCACGAGGATATTTCCTCGGGGCAAGGAGTGCAGTCTGGGTTTACCCCGATCGCGGATCTGGATTATACCAATCAAAAAATCTTGGTGATCACGCGGAATCAAGGAAATTCCAATAAGCCTTCCTTGTACCGTTGTGATTTGGATGGAACGAATTGTACTCACACCGATTACTCGACGGGAAGGTCGTTTTTTGCTAATATTCTACCCGCGATTGCGCTCGACCGACTGAACGGAAAGCTACTGATGTCGACCTACGGAATGAATAATAATACCAATGAGATCGATTTCTTTCGGAGTAATTTGGATGGTACTTCGAATACTCAATCCATTATTACTAATATGAATTCTGCATCCTCGGTAGGAAATATAAAGCTTTCGATGAGTTTAGATTTTGTGAATTCGAAGTTGATTTTGGTTTATCCGGGGAACGGTATGCAGAATCAGGTGATTCGCACAAGTCTTTCCGGAACCTCTCCAGTGTTTAATATAAACCAATCAGCCGATCAAGGGTTTAATTCCGGTCATGACCCGTTCGGGTTGGTTGATTTTGTAAACGGTAAATATCTCATTCTCAACTATAATGGTTCGCATGGAGGAAAACTGAGTTTGTTCGTTCTTTAG
- the hisF gene encoding imidazole glycerol phosphate synthase subunit HisF: MSNLTARVIPCLDIKDGRVVKGVNFVNLVDAGDPVESAAIYEENLADELCFLDITASSDRREILLHLVERIAEKIFIPFTVGGGIRTVADVRAVLEKGADKVSINTAAFQNPELLRESSEIYGSQCIVCAIDVKFQKERDRYEIFLHGGRTETGREALDWAQEAAEKGAGEILLTSMDRDGTRNGFDINLLKAFSSALEIPIIASGGAGNPEHMVEAILRGKADAVLAASIFHFGEYSIRETKRAMQEMGISVRLD, encoded by the coding sequence ATGAGCAACCTGACCGCAAGAGTCATTCCCTGCCTGGACATCAAAGATGGAAGGGTGGTAAAGGGAGTAAACTTTGTAAATCTCGTAGACGCCGGAGATCCCGTCGAATCAGCCGCGATTTACGAAGAGAATCTTGCGGACGAACTTTGTTTTTTAGACATCACGGCCTCTTCGGATCGAAGAGAGATTCTTCTTCATCTCGTAGAAAGAATCGCAGAGAAGATTTTTATTCCATTTACGGTCGGCGGAGGAATCAGAACCGTCGCGGATGTAAGAGCGGTTTTAGAAAAGGGTGCCGATAAGGTTTCCATCAACACCGCCGCGTTTCAAAATCCTGAACTGCTTCGAGAATCTTCCGAGATCTACGGTTCTCAGTGCATCGTCTGTGCGATCGATGTGAAGTTCCAAAAGGAAAGAGATCGATATGAGATTTTTTTGCACGGAGGAAGAACGGAGACCGGAAGGGAAGCTTTGGACTGGGCACAAGAAGCCGCGGAAAAAGGCGCAGGTGAAATTCTTCTCACTTCTATGGACCGAGACGGAACGAGGAACGGATTCGATATCAATCTACTAAAAGCTTTTTCTTCCGCTCTTGAAATTCCGATCATCGCCTCCGGAGGCGCCGGAAACCCCGAACACATGGTGGAAGCGATTCTCAGAGGAAAAGCAGACGCCGTGCTCGCGGCTTCGATCTTTCACTTCGGAGAATATTCGATTCGAGAAACGAAGAGAGCGATGCAGGAGATGGGAATCTCCGTTCGCCTCGATTGA
- the gatA gene encoding Asp-tRNA(Asn)/Glu-tRNA(Gln) amidotransferase subunit GatA yields MNEILKKSYTELKTALGEGKLSATDLAKACIERIKEVDGSVKAFLSLDEKKILEAAAESDSRRKAGKPLSEFDGIPVAIKDNICIQDSITSCSSKILENYKSPFNATVIERLLEKGFILFPRTNMDEFAMGSSTENSAFQTTRNPFDLERIPGGSSGGSAAAVAASMVPLALGSDTGGSVRQPASLCGLYGLKPTYGSVSRYGLVAYASSLDQIGPFSKDVQGCIDLYSVISGKDQRDSTSVNRPGFSASSVKEVDFKGLKIGVIKMTPEIDADVTKAYESLLSQLKEKGATLVELDFSKFSFAIPIYYIIATAECSSNLSRFDGIRFGARKDPTGKLEDLYVDSRTEGFGAEVKRRILLGTFSLSAGYYDAYYGTAQKARVLIRKEYETFFSKVDFILQPTSPTTAFKVGEKTKDPVQMYKADIWTTSVNLAGLPAISVPMGKDTKGLPIGLQITAPYFEEGKLFGLSQAVSKLEGLNIQFPEKIG; encoded by the coding sequence ATGAACGAAATATTAAAAAAATCTTATACAGAATTGAAAACGGCTCTTGGCGAGGGTAAACTCAGCGCTACGGATTTAGCGAAAGCCTGTATCGAAAGAATCAAAGAAGTCGACGGTTCGGTGAAAGCATTTTTGTCCCTGGATGAGAAGAAAATTTTGGAAGCCGCCGCCGAGAGCGATTCCAGAAGAAAAGCGGGCAAACCTCTTTCGGAGTTTGACGGAATTCCGGTCGCGATCAAAGACAATATCTGTATCCAAGATTCGATCACATCTTGTTCCTCTAAAATATTAGAAAATTATAAATCTCCATTCAACGCAACGGTGATCGAAAGACTTCTCGAAAAAGGATTTATCCTTTTTCCAAGAACGAACATGGACGAATTCGCGATGGGTTCCTCTACGGAAAATTCCGCATTTCAGACAACACGCAATCCGTTCGATTTAGAAAGAATTCCAGGAGGTTCCAGCGGTGGATCCGCGGCCGCAGTGGCCGCTTCTATGGTTCCGTTGGCTCTCGGATCCGATACGGGCGGCTCTGTGAGACAACCTGCCTCCCTCTGTGGACTCTATGGACTGAAGCCCACTTACGGAAGTGTTTCACGTTATGGGCTCGTTGCCTACGCGTCCAGCTTGGATCAGATCGGACCGTTCTCCAAGGATGTTCAAGGTTGTATCGATTTGTATTCGGTCATTTCGGGAAAGGATCAAAGAGATTCCACTTCCGTAAATCGCCCGGGTTTCTCCGCGTCTTCCGTAAAGGAAGTCGACTTCAAAGGATTGAAAATCGGCGTGATCAAGATGACTCCGGAGATCGATGCGGACGTTACAAAAGCCTACGAATCTCTTCTCTCGCAATTGAAAGAAAAAGGTGCGACCTTAGTCGAACTGGATTTTTCGAAGTTCAGCTTCGCGATCCCGATCTATTATATCATTGCTACAGCGGAATGTTCTTCGAATCTTTCTCGCTTTGATGGAATTCGTTTTGGGGCGAGAAAGGATCCTACGGGAAAACTGGAAGATTTGTATGTGGATTCCAGAACGGAAGGTTTTGGAGCGGAGGTAAAGAGAAGAATTCTTTTGGGGACCTTCTCACTCTCCGCCGGTTATTACGACGCATACTATGGAACCGCACAGAAAGCTAGGGTTCTGATTCGGAAAGAATACGAAACGTTTTTTTCCAAGGTGGATTTCATTCTTCAGCCGACTTCTCCTACGACCGCATTTAAGGTCGGAGAAAAGACCAAGGATCCGGTGCAGATGTATAAGGCGGATATCTGGACTACGAGCGTGAATCTCGCGGGACTTCCGGCCATCAGCGTTCCGATGGGGAAAGATACAAAGGGACTTCCGATCGGATTGCAGATCACAGCGCCTTATTTCGAAGAAGGAAAATTGTTCGGCCTTTCACAAGCTGTTTCTAAATTAGAAGGTTTGAATATTCAATTTCCGGAAAAGATCGGATGA